A DNA window from Aureibaculum sp. 2308TA14-22 contains the following coding sequences:
- a CDS encoding RagB/SusD family nutrient uptake outer membrane protein, protein MKKTKYIFLLILGLSIIGCSDLEEEPVGLLSPEGFFSTPEDIQLAVNASFTHAINEEVWGRKLSVALMLRSDMVNLNSTQTRRVEMNMHTITGDNEMVFDPWTRIYLGIAAANNAIAGAEQVDADEDAKNPVIAQAYFARAFYYFHLVRLFGDVPYLDSPVSDIDAATNLSNTPEAEVYERIISDLEYAEQWLPNTVSTRATPSKAAAKSYLALVYLTRAGNNSGSPDFQMAYDKAKEVITNKGTYGVDLDPDFQTLFNANKIDGSPEPIFVLDYNNNEAPDNAYDQIAPMTGIRGDNDGGNGGWSVATPTMAVYDSFDPDDYRTRVSFQTEALINDTTVDYTNFQSSGHEHAVNAPYIAKYIRFPGEYARGNKRATSHNYSMIRYAEVLLIAAEAGVEIGAVDALDLLNEVRGRARNGGESTNGGYVAETIAPSAVPADLTSITVADVLEERRMEFAFECKRWYDIKRRQLGDQVFSATGYEGEKPDWNSSVDYDTPIPQDEIDRNPNLAN, encoded by the coding sequence ATGAAAAAAACAAAATATATATTTTTATTGATACTAGGATTATCAATAATAGGATGTTCCGACTTAGAAGAAGAGCCTGTAGGGTTATTGTCTCCAGAAGGATTCTTCTCAACTCCAGAAGATATACAATTAGCTGTAAATGCTTCTTTTACGCATGCGATTAATGAAGAGGTTTGGGGAAGAAAACTATCTGTAGCACTAATGTTACGTTCTGATATGGTAAATCTTAATTCTACTCAAACAAGAAGGGTAGAGATGAATATGCATACTATTACAGGAGATAATGAAATGGTATTTGATCCTTGGACAAGAATTTATCTAGGAATTGCTGCTGCCAATAACGCTATTGCAGGAGCTGAACAAGTAGATGCAGATGAGGATGCTAAAAACCCAGTGATTGCACAAGCATATTTTGCAAGAGCATTTTATTATTTTCATTTGGTAAGACTATTTGGTGATGTTCCTTATTTAGATTCTCCTGTTTCTGATATAGATGCCGCTACTAATTTAAGTAATACTCCAGAAGCTGAAGTATACGAAAGAATTATTTCAGATTTGGAATATGCTGAGCAGTGGTTGCCGAATACAGTATCTACAAGAGCAACACCTTCCAAAGCAGCTGCAAAGTCATATTTAGCATTAGTATATTTAACGAGGGCGGGTAACAACTCGGGAAGTCCTGATTTTCAAATGGCTTATGATAAAGCCAAAGAGGTAATCACCAATAAAGGTACTTATGGAGTAGATTTAGATCCTGATTTTCAGACTTTATTTAATGCAAATAAAATTGACGGTTCACCAGAACCAATCTTTGTATTAGATTATAATAATAATGAAGCTCCTGATAATGCTTATGACCAAATAGCTCCTATGACGGGCATAAGAGGTGATAATGATGGTGGAAATGGAGGTTGGTCGGTTGCAACTCCTACTATGGCTGTATACGATTCTTTTGATCCAGACGATTATAGAACACGTGTTAGTTTCCAAACAGAAGCTTTAATTAATGATACTACTGTAGATTATACAAATTTTCAGAGTAGTGGACACGAGCATGCTGTTAACGCACCATACATAGCTAAATATATACGCTTTCCTGGAGAATATGCCAGAGGAAATAAAAGAGCAACAAGTCATAATTACTCTATGATACGCTATGCAGAAGTATTGTTAATTGCTGCAGAAGCAGGTGTAGAAATAGGTGCTGTGGACGCTTTAGATCTTTTAAATGAAGTAAGAGGAAGAGCGAGAAATGGTGGTGAATCTACAAACGGAGGATATGTAGCAGAAACTATTGCACCAAGTGCAGTTCCTGCGGACCTTACTTCAATAACTGTTGCTGATGTACTAGAAGAGCGTAGAATGGAATTTGCTTTTGAATGTAAAAGATGGTATGACATTAAGAGAAGACAGTTAGGTGACCAAGTCTTTAGTGCTACTGGTTACGAAGGAGAAAAACCGGACTGGAATTCTTCTGTAGATTACGATACACCAATACCACAAGATGAGATAGATAGAAATCCTAATCTTGCTAACTAA
- a CDS encoding bifunctional 4-hydroxy-2-oxoglutarate aldolase/2-dehydro-3-deoxy-phosphogluconate aldolase, translating into MAQFSRLEVAQVMKDTGMIPLFFHTDIELSKKVLKACYNGGARLMEFTSRGDFAYEVFGELTKYAIKELPGMIMGVGSVTDAGAASLYMQLGANFIVTPVLREDIAIVCNRRKVLWSPGCGTLTEITRAEELGCEIVKLFPGDIYGPQFVKGVKGPQPWTSIMPTGGVSPTEENLSGWFNAGVTCVGMGSKLISKEILANRDFEGLENKVKEALEIIKLVRK; encoded by the coding sequence ATGGCACAATTTTCAAGACTAGAAGTAGCACAAGTAATGAAAGATACTGGAATGATTCCTTTATTCTTCCATACTGATATTGAATTGAGTAAAAAAGTTTTAAAAGCGTGTTACAATGGTGGTGCAAGGCTTATGGAGTTTACATCTAGAGGTGATTTTGCATATGAGGTATTTGGTGAATTGACAAAATATGCCATAAAGGAATTACCTGGAATGATTATGGGTGTGGGCTCAGTAACCGATGCGGGAGCCGCTTCATTGTATATGCAATTGGGTGCTAATTTTATAGTAACACCAGTTTTAAGAGAAGACATAGCTATTGTTTGTAACCGAAGAAAAGTATTATGGTCTCCAGGTTGTGGTACATTGACGGAAATTACAAGAGCTGAAGAATTAGGGTGTGAGATTGTGAAATTGTTTCCAGGAGATATTTACGGTCCTCAATTTGTAAAAGGGGTAAAAGGCCCTCAACCATGGACTAGCATAATGCCAACTGGAGGCGTGTCACCAACAGAAGAAAATTTATCAGGTTGGTTTAATGCAGGGGTAACTTGTGTAGGTATGGGCTCTAAATTAATCTCAAAAGAGATATTGGCCAATAGAGATTTTGAAGGATTGGAGAATAAAGTCAAAGAAGCATTAGAAATTATTAAATTGGTTCGAAAGTAA
- a CDS encoding alginate lyase family protein, which yields MTTLCQVLSSKDDNLFNYQTKDGKSIGLGISFLFPFIENKESWPYKQDVMYWEDWPVRQPALLFAGLALQNNEYLNTWQSLDANFTEQEIIRNMPVRYPLLWIK from the coding sequence ATGACTACATTATGCCAAGTTTTATCTTCAAAAGATGATAATCTATTTAATTACCAAACCAAAGACGGAAAAAGTATTGGATTGGGTATCTCTTTCTTATTTCCTTTTATTGAAAATAAAGAGTCATGGCCATATAAACAAGATGTTATGTATTGGGAAGATTGGCCAGTAAGGCAACCTGCTTTGCTCTTTGCGGGTCTAGCTTTACAAAACAATGAATATTTAAATACTTGGCAGTCGTTAGATGCCAATTTTACTGAACAGGAAATCATAAGAAATATGCCTGTTAGGTATCCTTTACTTTGGATAAAGTAA
- a CDS encoding glycoside hydrolase family 88 protein has translation MGNNRKNQNVSITIQLLLCITLFFTSCKNSTKENNANESIDIDSLLATRYQKILDYPVKKDGFPRSMDAKTGEVREVPSKDWCSGFFPGSLWQLYKLTDNDVYKEKATKWTTNMEDQKFNGGTHDMGFKMYCSFGEGYEVTNNESYKDILITSANTLLTRFNKNVGSLRSWDFNQDIWEFPVIIDNMMNLELLFEATKISRDSIYHKLAITHANTTLKNQFRADNSANHVVVYDTINGSVKMKVTHQGINDESSWARGQSWAIYGYTMAYRYTKNPAYLAQAEATAKFFMEHPNLPEDGIPYWDFNHPDIPNVPRDVSAATIITSALFEMHNYTKNTTYLDFANKVLNTLLSTNYLLAKDIDAPFILDHSTGNGPKDDEMDGPISYADYYFLEALLRKKDLK, from the coding sequence ATGGGCAATAATCGGAAAAATCAAAATGTTTCAATAACAATACAATTATTACTCTGCATTACCTTATTTTTCACTTCTTGTAAAAATTCTACCAAAGAGAATAATGCGAATGAATCGATTGATATAGATTCACTCTTAGCAACAAGGTATCAAAAGATATTAGACTACCCTGTTAAAAAAGATGGTTTCCCTAGGAGCATGGATGCAAAAACTGGAGAAGTAAGAGAAGTACCTTCCAAAGATTGGTGCAGCGGATTTTTTCCAGGCAGTTTATGGCAATTGTATAAACTGACTGATAATGATGTCTATAAAGAAAAAGCTACTAAATGGACTACCAATATGGAAGACCAAAAATTCAATGGTGGTACCCATGATATGGGTTTTAAAATGTATTGCAGTTTTGGTGAAGGTTATGAAGTAACAAATAATGAAAGCTATAAAGATATTTTAATTACTAGTGCAAATACACTGCTTACCCGTTTCAACAAAAATGTGGGTTCATTGCGGTCATGGGATTTTAATCAGGATATTTGGGAATTTCCCGTAATTATTGATAATATGATGAATTTGGAATTGCTATTTGAAGCAACAAAAATATCGAGAGATAGTATCTATCATAAACTTGCAATAACGCATGCTAATACAACGTTAAAAAATCAATTTAGGGCAGATAATAGTGCCAACCATGTAGTTGTTTATGATACTATTAACGGCAGTGTTAAAATGAAAGTTACCCATCAGGGAATAAACGATGAATCCTCCTGGGCTAGAGGGCAAAGTTGGGCTATCTATGGATATACAATGGCGTATAGATATACTAAAAATCCTGCATACCTTGCACAAGCAGAAGCTACTGCAAAGTTTTTTATGGAACACCCTAATTTGCCTGAAGATGGTATTCCTTATTGGGATTTTAATCATCCTGATATTCCAAACGTACCCAGAGATGTTTCCGCAGCGACAATTATAACTTCTGCTTTATTTGAAATGCATAATTATACAAAAAACACAACCTATCTCGATTTTGCCAATAAGGTATTAAACACTTTGCTATCGACTAATTACCTCTTAGCTAAAGATATTGATGCACCTTTCATTCTAGATCACAGTACTGGAAATGGCCCTAAGGATGATGAAATGGATGGTCCAATTTCGTATGCCGATTATTATTTCCTTGAAGCTCTTTTGAGAAAAAAAGATCTTAAGTAA
- a CDS encoding SusC/RagA family TonB-linked outer membrane protein: MTKNKVKLVRAYFLIFLLFAATIVNAQESITVTGTVTDAKDQTPIPGATVLIVNTTKGVTTDFDGVYEIEANKGDVLQFSFIGYVTQNVTVSDQTTINVVLVEDAAELDEVVVVGYGARRKSDVTGSVSSVKSDELTAFPVLDAEQALQGRAAGVVVQSNNGGEPGAPISISIRGNTSINASSSPLIVVDGFVGAAMPQAGDIESLQVLKDASATAIYGSRGSNGVILVTTKKGRSGKLNVELNSTYAVQNTANSLDLLNASDFVDYQNQIRANQGNTTPFPQGSADIDWQDEIYRSGSTQNHQLSFSGGSEKVNYYASGTYFQQDGILVNSSYERVNFLSNLDAQVTDKLKLGLNLTGALSKKNGVATQSTGANGVGAGGDDVVALAMRFPSDQGIFNDDGSFSINDRIGDQVDNPWAVATQRDDDTETERFRANFYANYEIIEGLTFKTTFGLSSRNDFRGLYLPRTLQVSAGGVGGRAIITEDKTRGILSENYLTYTKEIGKGDLTLLAGYSYQKTTRKGFYSEGTGTISDSFSYYGLWTATTLINGQSGDIYTNDTEIQSQFGRVNFDWDDKYLFTATVRRDGASNFAENEKYAIFPSAAIGWKISNESFLQDSETISNLKLRASYGVTGNPSIGAYESLASLASIYASNNGITVPAVTPNQPSNPDLKWESSYQTNIGLDLGLYNNRVSLSLDYYNIDTKDLIMIDRGLPWYLGFYNDEILKNVGEINNKGFEVSLNTRNISNDNFSWTTDLVFAKNKNTVETLINGDDYFQNGAPSYFSVSNNAILREGEEVGLFYGFDYAGVYQGGALPTGTATIAGGVAGDPLFLDIDNSGDITNDDRQIIGNPNPDFTWGITNSFSYKNFDANIFFQGSQGGEIFNMTNVQLANGDANTTYDYFNNAWTPTNTDTDQPRVGNNSFREISSRFVEDGSYIRLKNIALGYNFAPEVVEKFGMEKLRLSVSAQNLFTITDYSGLDPEVNYYGSAGNNNTASNTVRGFDFGNYPTVKSVSFSLNLTF; the protein is encoded by the coding sequence ATGACGAAAAACAAAGTGAAATTAGTCAGGGCTTACTTTTTGATATTTCTGCTCTTTGCGGCAACAATTGTAAATGCTCAAGAAAGCATCACTGTTACTGGTACAGTAACAGATGCTAAAGATCAGACACCCATTCCAGGTGCAACTGTGTTAATTGTGAACACTACTAAAGGTGTAACAACAGATTTCGATGGGGTTTATGAAATTGAAGCAAATAAAGGAGATGTGCTTCAATTTTCATTTATTGGGTATGTTACTCAAAACGTTACCGTTTCAGATCAAACAACTATTAATGTGGTGTTAGTGGAAGATGCCGCAGAATTGGATGAAGTTGTCGTAGTTGGTTATGGTGCTCGTAGGAAAAGTGATGTAACAGGTTCAGTTTCTTCTGTAAAATCGGATGAATTAACTGCTTTTCCAGTATTAGATGCTGAACAAGCACTTCAAGGACGTGCCGCTGGTGTAGTCGTACAATCTAATAATGGTGGTGAGCCTGGTGCTCCTATTAGCATTTCTATTAGAGGTAATACCTCTATTAATGCAAGTAGTTCCCCGCTTATTGTTGTAGATGGTTTTGTAGGTGCTGCTATGCCCCAAGCAGGGGATATTGAATCCTTACAGGTTTTAAAAGATGCCTCTGCAACCGCTATTTATGGTTCTAGAGGATCTAACGGTGTTATTTTGGTAACTACTAAAAAAGGTAGAAGTGGCAAATTAAATGTTGAATTAAATTCTACATATGCTGTTCAAAATACTGCAAATAGTTTAGATTTATTGAATGCAAGTGATTTTGTAGATTACCAAAACCAGATAAGAGCAAATCAAGGCAACACTACTCCTTTTCCTCAAGGATCAGCGGATATAGATTGGCAAGACGAGATTTATAGATCAGGTAGTACTCAAAATCATCAACTATCTTTTTCAGGAGGTTCTGAAAAAGTAAACTATTATGCTTCTGGTACTTATTTTCAACAAGATGGTATTCTTGTTAATTCTAGTTATGAAAGAGTAAATTTCTTATCAAATTTAGATGCACAAGTAACCGATAAATTAAAACTGGGGCTTAATTTAACTGGTGCGTTAAGTAAGAAAAATGGCGTTGCCACGCAATCAACAGGTGCAAACGGTGTTGGTGCTGGTGGTGATGATGTTGTGGCTTTAGCAATGCGATTTCCTTCTGACCAAGGCATTTTTAATGATGATGGATCCTTTTCAATAAACGATAGAATAGGGGATCAAGTTGATAATCCATGGGCTGTTGCCACTCAAAGGGATGATGACACAGAAACGGAAAGATTCAGAGCAAACTTTTATGCAAATTATGAAATTATAGAAGGCCTTACTTTTAAAACAACCTTTGGTTTAAGTAGTCGTAACGATTTTAGAGGACTTTATTTGCCTCGTACTTTGCAAGTTTCTGCTGGAGGTGTTGGCGGAAGAGCTATTATAACGGAAGATAAAACTAGAGGCATCTTGAGTGAAAATTACTTAACGTATACTAAAGAAATAGGGAAAGGAGATTTAACTTTATTGGCTGGTTATTCGTATCAAAAAACAACTAGAAAAGGGTTTTATAGCGAAGGTACTGGAACTATTTCAGATTCTTTTTCTTACTACGGTTTATGGACTGCTACAACTTTAATAAACGGTCAGTCTGGTGATATTTATACAAACGATACAGAAATCCAATCTCAATTTGGTAGGGTAAATTTTGATTGGGACGATAAATATTTATTTACTGCTACAGTAAGACGAGACGGAGCTTCTAACTTTGCTGAAAATGAAAAATATGCTATTTTTCCTTCAGCAGCTATAGGTTGGAAAATCTCTAATGAAAGCTTTTTACAAGACAGTGAAACCATTTCTAATTTAAAACTAAGAGCTAGTTATGGTGTTACTGGTAACCCATCAATTGGTGCTTACGAATCTTTAGCAAGCTTGGCGAGTATTTATGCCTCTAACAATGGTATAACGGTACCAGCCGTTACACCAAACCAACCTTCTAACCCAGATTTAAAATGGGAATCGTCTTACCAAACAAACATTGGTTTAGATTTAGGGTTGTACAATAATAGAGTATCTCTTTCTTTAGATTACTATAATATCGATACTAAAGATTTAATTATGATTGATAGAGGTCTACCGTGGTATTTAGGTTTCTACAATGATGAAATATTAAAGAATGTTGGAGAGATTAACAATAAAGGGTTTGAAGTTTCTCTAAATACTAGAAATATTTCTAACGACAATTTTAGTTGGACTACAGATTTAGTTTTCGCTAAAAACAAAAATACGGTCGAAACCTTAATAAACGGTGATGATTATTTTCAAAATGGTGCTCCAAGTTATTTTAGTGTTAGCAACAATGCTATCTTAAGAGAAGGTGAAGAAGTAGGGTTATTTTATGGATTTGATTATGCAGGTGTTTATCAAGGTGGTGCTTTACCAACTGGCACTGCTACCATAGCGGGTGGTGTAGCTGGTGACCCGTTATTTTTAGATATAGATAATAGTGGTGATATCACTAATGATGATAGACAAATTATTGGTAATCCAAACCCTGATTTCACATGGGGTATTACAAATAGCTTTAGCTATAAAAACTTTGATGCAAACATCTTTTTTCAAGGTTCTCAAGGTGGCGAAATTTTTAACATGACAAATGTGCAGTTAGCAAATGGTGATGCTAATACTACTTACGATTATTTTAATAATGCGTGGACACCAACAAACACAGACACAGATCAACCTCGTGTAGGAAATAATAGCTTTAGAGAAATTTCTTCACGTTTTGTCGAAGATGGAAGTTATATTAGATTAAAAAATATAGCTTTAGGTTATAACTTTGCTCCTGAAGTGGTTGAAAAGTTTGGTATGGAAAAATTGAGACTGTCAGTAAGTGCACAAAACCTATTTACAATTACAGATTACTCTGGTTTAGATCCTGAAGTTAATTACTATGGCTCTGCTGGAAATAACAACACAGCGAGTAATACTGTTAGAGGTTTTGATTTTGGAAATTACCCAACGGTTAAATCGGTAAGTTTCAGCCTTAATTTAACATTTTAA
- a CDS encoding type I phosphomannose isomerase catalytic subunit, with product MQTNSDDLGQYAYMPLKQKSNRVWRTYEGGALIDQWKKDTPEIDGSFPEEWIMSTVTARGDGRPENEGLTLLDTPDGIKSLKELVEYDKELFLGEKLAKKYGTTGVLIKMLDSKERLTIQVHPDKEYSSTILNSVFGKTESWYVLNTREINGEKSVVYMGFKEGVTQELWKEHFVNQDIDGMLSCLHKIVVKPGDAFMIYGGVPHAIGSGCFLMEVQEPTDYTMRVEKITPAGLEISDELIHQGVGVDKMLTCFHYDNYSYDEAIRRWKVEPEVIDSSSTYKLKSIFNEVHTSCFGLKELYLDGDYKIKENGSFYVVVIYFGEGSIICHGKIYDYKQGDEIFFSAAIEEITFKSKIKSKMLLCYPPT from the coding sequence ATGCAAACTAATAGTGATGATTTAGGGCAATATGCTTATATGCCATTAAAACAGAAATCAAATAGAGTTTGGCGTACTTATGAAGGTGGAGCATTGATTGATCAATGGAAAAAGGATACACCAGAAATTGATGGTAGTTTTCCTGAAGAATGGATTATGTCTACAGTTACGGCTAGAGGGGATGGGAGACCTGAAAATGAAGGCTTAACCTTATTAGATACGCCTGATGGTATAAAATCACTTAAGGAATTAGTTGAATATGATAAAGAACTTTTCTTAGGAGAAAAACTTGCTAAAAAGTATGGAACTACAGGTGTTTTGATTAAAATGCTGGACTCAAAAGAACGGTTAACTATACAAGTTCATCCTGACAAAGAATATTCAAGTACAATACTAAATTCTGTTTTTGGTAAAACAGAATCTTGGTATGTGTTAAATACACGTGAGATAAATGGTGAAAAGAGTGTTGTATATATGGGGTTTAAAGAAGGAGTTACTCAAGAACTATGGAAAGAGCATTTTGTAAATCAGGATATTGATGGGATGTTAAGTTGTCTTCATAAAATAGTAGTAAAGCCAGGTGATGCTTTTATGATTTATGGTGGCGTACCACATGCCATTGGTAGTGGTTGCTTTTTAATGGAAGTACAAGAACCAACAGATTATACCATGCGTGTTGAGAAAATAACCCCTGCTGGGTTAGAAATTTCTGATGAACTCATTCATCAAGGAGTTGGTGTAGATAAAATGTTAACATGTTTTCATTATGATAACTATTCATACGATGAAGCGATTAGACGCTGGAAAGTGGAACCAGAAGTTATAGATAGTTCTAGTACCTACAAATTAAAATCAATTTTTAATGAAGTTCATACTAGTTGTTTTGGACTTAAAGAACTTTATTTAGACGGAGATTATAAAATAAAAGAGAATGGAAGTTTTTATGTAGTAGTCATTTATTTTGGTGAAGGCTCAATTATTTGTCACGGAAAAATATATGATTATAAACAAGGTGATGAAATTTTCTTTTCTGCAGCAATTGAGGAAATTACGTTTAAATCAAAAATTAAATCAAAAATGTTATTGTGTTATCCACCAACTTGA
- a CDS encoding alginate lyase family protein, with the protein MKYSYIKLILISFISLFFINSCNDQLSNFDLVTIEKERVLELADTYFNVKPITVANFACERSAGSINDFYSEGDYWWPDPGNPNGPYIRKDGLTNPENFTEHRKAMIRLSQISGSLASAYVITKDEKYVNQLIPHLKAWFIDEATKMNPNLLFGQAIMGKVTGRGIGIIDTIHLMEVALAIKAIQDSAAISKENSAQLKSWFSEYLIWLTTHEFGIKEKNNGNNHSVCWATQVAVFADVTDNDEILEECRTFYKNNLLPNQMDKKGAFPLELARTKPYWVFFI; encoded by the coding sequence ATGAAATACTCATATATCAAACTTATTCTTATATCATTTATAAGCTTATTTTTTATAAATAGCTGCAATGACCAATTATCAAATTTTGACCTTGTTACCATTGAAAAAGAAAGGGTCTTAGAATTAGCAGATACTTATTTCAATGTAAAACCCATAACCGTTGCAAATTTTGCTTGTGAGAGAAGTGCAGGAAGCATTAACGATTTTTATTCGGAGGGCGATTATTGGTGGCCAGATCCAGGCAATCCCAATGGACCCTATATTAGAAAAGACGGCTTAACTAATCCTGAAAATTTTACTGAACATCGAAAAGCAATGATCCGGTTGAGTCAAATTTCGGGTTCTTTAGCTTCTGCCTATGTTATTACAAAAGACGAGAAATATGTAAATCAATTAATTCCTCACTTAAAAGCTTGGTTTATTGACGAGGCCACTAAAATGAATCCTAATTTATTGTTTGGACAAGCAATTATGGGTAAAGTTACTGGTCGAGGTATAGGTATAATTGACACTATTCATTTAATGGAGGTGGCCTTAGCCATAAAAGCAATTCAAGACTCAGCAGCTATTTCAAAAGAAAATAGTGCTCAATTAAAATCTTGGTTTAGCGAATATTTGATATGGCTTACCACCCACGAATTCGGTATAAAAGAAAAAAATAATGGTAACAACCATAGCGTTTGCTGGGCTACACAAGTGGCTGTTTTTGCTGATGTGACAGATAATGATGAAATTTTAGAAGAATGTAGAACATTTTATAAAAACAACCTCTTGCCTAATCAAATGGATAAAAAAGGTGCATTTCCATTGGAATTAGCTCGTACAAAACCTTATTGGGTATTCTTTATTTAA
- a CDS encoding Nramp family divalent metal transporter, whose amino-acid sequence MKTTFRKRFLKWIALFLPGIFLLGLNIGTGSVTTMAKAGATYGMELLWTIVASCLTTYFMINLYGRYTLVTGETALQAFRKHIHPWVGIFFIVALTAGVCGSVMGVMGIVADICYVWSKSAVEGGIAPIYWASIFIALVYYIFWNGKTQFFERALAIIVAIMSASFLLNFFIMMPPPMDIIKGLIPNIPDTLDSGDKPFLIIASLVGTTVFSGLFIIRTTLVKEAGWKVTDFKKQRNDAIISVTLMFVISASIMAAAAGTLYVEGIGLSTASQMIELLKPLAGSFATSVFAIGIISAGVSSQFPNILMLPWLLCDYNNTERKMTLPKYRIMVLLISLLGLIVPIFNARPVFVMIISQALNSVILPATVGGILYLSNRKDLMGKYKNSTLTNVFLVLILLFSIFTSFIGIKGVIQLIN is encoded by the coding sequence ATGAAAACAACTTTTCGTAAAAGGTTTTTAAAATGGATAGCCTTGTTTTTACCGGGAATATTTTTACTTGGCCTAAATATAGGTACGGGTAGCGTTACCACAATGGCGAAAGCAGGAGCTACTTATGGCATGGAATTATTATGGACCATAGTGGCATCATGTTTAACAACTTATTTTATGATTAATTTATATGGGCGTTATACCTTAGTAACTGGTGAAACCGCCCTGCAGGCTTTTAGAAAACATATTCATCCCTGGGTTGGTATATTCTTTATTGTGGCATTAACTGCAGGTGTCTGTGGTAGCGTTATGGGTGTAATGGGTATTGTGGCTGATATTTGTTATGTATGGTCTAAAAGTGCAGTTGAAGGTGGTATAGCTCCCATTTATTGGGCAAGTATATTTATAGCATTGGTATACTACATTTTTTGGAATGGGAAAACACAATTTTTTGAAAGAGCCTTAGCAATAATTGTAGCTATTATGTCTGCAAGTTTTTTGCTAAACTTTTTTATAATGATGCCACCACCAATGGATATAATAAAAGGACTTATTCCTAATATTCCGGACACACTTGATTCAGGTGATAAACCATTTTTAATTATAGCATCTTTAGTAGGAACTACGGTTTTTTCTGGGTTATTTATTATTCGTACTACTTTAGTAAAAGAAGCTGGATGGAAAGTAACCGATTTTAAAAAACAACGAAATGATGCCATTATATCTGTAACCCTCATGTTTGTTATCAGTGCGTCAATAATGGCAGCTGCAGCAGGAACTTTATATGTAGAAGGTATTGGTTTATCTACAGCATCTCAAATGATTGAATTATTAAAACCTTTAGCTGGTAGTTTCGCAACATCTGTGTTTGCTATTGGTATTATCTCCGCAGGAGTTTCATCTCAATTTCCAAATATATTAATGTTACCATGGTTATTATGCGATTATAATAATACAGAGCGTAAAATGACGCTTCCAAAATACCGTATTATGGTACTATTAATCTCTTTATTGGGTTTAATTGTACCAATTTTTAATGCCCGTCCTGTTTTTGTAATGATAATTTCTCAGGCATTAAACTCAGTGATTCTACCAGCAACTGTTGGAGGTATTCTTTACCTAAGTAATAGAAAAGACTTAATGGGAAAATATAAAAATTCAACCTTAACTAATGTGTTTTTGGTTTTAATTTTATTGTTTTCAATTTTCACTTCTTTTATAGGAATTAAAGGAGTAATTCAATTAATCAATTAG